The Vanessa tameamea isolate UH-Manoa-2023 chromosome 27, ilVanTame1 primary haplotype, whole genome shotgun sequence DNA window tatCGCTATATTGTcagaaaaataaatcgtttcaatgttaattaattagtaaaatattgaaccaattttttgataaacaaaaaagggattattttagtaacatctatataaaatacatagttaaaattatttaatataataaattaaatattaaactgacCTTCTTAATCGAAGCTttgaaaaacgaaaaatatatccTTATCAGATTTTCAGCAATTTTGCTGTCGTCTTTACCGAGGAAGAACTGGTTTAAGAAACAGACGCCATAATACTGAGCCCGGGGTGATATGTTTGTTCTGAAACCGAACAAAATTAAACCATTAAATCATTTGTAACTttaatttacaggctggtaaaTAGATCTCTTATAATTCTAATCGAAGTAAGTAATGCTGACAAACATaccaatattaataactattaaaaactcTTAATATCTctacttttatgtaattaaatatgaatttatctaaataataatggttaaaattgtgaaaatttATTGGTATTTGACTAGCTTTAAATCGTTAACATCCGTTTAAGATTTAAGTTTTCTAAAATTCATTCCACGAAACGAGCTCCCAAAGGAAATTGACTTTGTACACTCATTATTTAATACGAGACATTCTTTAGCCAAATATTTTCTTAGGACCTTTTCTTGTTTTGCATTGATACATGCCAGTATTTTGTTCTTAGACTTCGGTCTTGGACTCTTGTAATGTACTATAGTGAGAGTGTAGCTCCAGCACTCAACTGTGACTTTATTGCTCAATACTCACATACTGAGTTCTTCCATCGTGTGAcctatttattcaattaagattgataataattgtggtacattacctaaataacattttttcaatttcaattaaaacaacattCTTCATATTCGGATGGTTGTACAGCAGCTGACAGAGATGGTAGATCACTTTAGACGCCACACCTTGGTTTGGATCACcaagtttgtttattatattcatgAGTAACATCTGAAAATACATGCTATTAGAATATTGCTCATATATTATACCGGAAACCCGGCAGTTGCTCTATCTGTGTGTATATCCTAATAGTGAaaggaatttttttttctccCCTCCTTAATGGCATTTACATATCTTGTTTGTGAGATAGTCATAAGAATTGGTTGGAGTGTACACAAGTTGATATGCTGCAGTGACATCTAACGGCAATTTAGAcagaataaaatcaatttaaaaagatatagtATAAAGTCCTTTGCCATGTAAAAATGAGACGATTAAGAGTAGggacagcaaaaaaaatttaaattagattatattatattgttaaattttattttattaaaaatcttgttATCGCCCGCAGCTAAGCTCGCGTAAGGTGTTTGGCCTAAAAAAggagcctatgtccttccttggaatgcatgtttgcttcataccaaatatcatctcATTAGGTTGAGTGGTttcgccgtgaaagagcaacaggacacagagagttactttcgcatttataatatttgtatagataattaatttaacatggaGGTGCTAGCCTTCGTTtgtatataaatctatacaaatctcaattcttatatataaaataattaaaattaaatataaattaaatgttagtgTCAACAAATTTCGGCAAAATTGTTGTGTGGTTTTAAATTGCAAGTTTTGACCAATACATACTAACATGTAAAAATTAATGACagcttatttatatacatatgtgtgtaAAGGACATCGGTATTGTAAGATACTTGTATTCTTTAACtctagtgtataatatattttattttttaccttttctCTTTCTGGGTGATGCATTAGAAGATAGGACATAGCGCTGACAGCCTTCTCTTTATTCGCATCTACGGAGTCATGTGCAAATTTATTCAAAGCCTCTATATATGctgaaataatattcatattttattattaagatgaaAAGCCAATTTCAATGTTACTGTACAGTTTTTATATTTGCCAAGTTTTGTTTAGTGATAATCAAAACATTCATACTACATAGAGTTCACTTAAGGGCTCAGAAAATGACTGCTCTGAAGGTACGGTAATACTGTGAATATCGTATATTCAAATCCACAACTGTGTACATGCACAATCATTACTATTACTTGAATTTATTGTTCAGTTAAAGCATATCAAATATTGTGTCAAAACTGAACTTGTTTGCAGTGAAATTTTGCTAcacatgtatccaccaacctccATTGGTGAAGTGTGGCGATAAAGGGGGGCCTAAGCCCAGCAGCGGAACATTTATAGGCTTTCTATTGTTTTAATGTGCTAAATTTGTCGTTGACTTACTTCCATATAGTTCTTTAAGCTGATCTTCGAAGTACCAGAGCTTCAAAACGTTACGTTTTGCCTGCTTGTTACCAGATGTCATCTCGTCCACTTTATCTAAAGGGTGCTGTGTAAAGGTTCTCAACTTGACATTTGGGATGAGCAGTTCTGAGATTAGGAGTTCTGATAATGCATCTGTAaaaggaatataaaaaataaagtaactgcttaataaataattgaattacaaaaaaatatatattttaaattagaatgttGCATTGGAAATtgtgagaaaaatataaaaaaacattgcacAAAACacatagaattaaatttttttttttcaaataaatgttatgttaatcttaagcatataaatgtatataggaTGAGAAAGgttattgtcatttattttataccaaaatgTCTAACTGATAGTATTAAAAACTACATATTAGGAATATGATCAAATTTTGACCACAGTGGCCATTATAAATCAagataaacttaacaaatatcaGTACACGAAATCAACCATACCTATTATAACAATGCCATCCTTCTTCTTGGCTGGCTTCACATTATTTACAAGATTCCTTAACGCTGTCAAATTGTGAATCGGATTATCctgaaaaaagaaattaaattgactattttttaggctcgggttccatcgcAGGACCCTAATTGTAATCTGTttgcattgtaaatctgtttatttgaaaagagcaactatgcgagtttcttgccattTATTCTCGctagaggctgctttccgaaatggTGGTAGTGTTTGAATATTGatgattcaaaaacgctttattatgaagtttacttatataaaatagatttgaatttgaagttatgaaatgtaattataagtatttaagaaattaagtaCCTTTTTGAAACAATCTTATGATCTTAAAGTATAAACACTAAGTagattgataaattttatttcagataagATCTGAGTGTTTGGACATTGAGGGAGATCTCCTACTTTTAAAAGATTACTGCTTAAAACTTGTCACATcactaacaattaaaaaaaaaaatagtatcacAGTTAATCTACACATGATTATTTTATCAGAACTGTTGTGACAATAGTTGtgtgaatttaaatatcttaaacaattatataccCAAATATAGGGTGTTTTTTTGAAAGGgcacttttattttgtttattaatatggtAGTTTTAATAGTTCACACATAACAGTTTTACAAGCTTTTGTATTGCTTCACCTTTTAGatgtgataatatataatataacaaatattaaatcaattcaagcttactaaatatatagaaaaggTTGACGTACCATACAACATTAAGATTGAAAAACCAACATAAAAAgcaaaattcttatttttctgGCTAGGAAAATACAAATTCTCAGTATTTCTTTACTGtaatatgtatgtgttatacatataaacttttctCTTGATTCACTCTGTTTATCAAGGAAtctcattaaaatccattgcaCAGTTTACAATACTATTCTTAAAAATGGTGGATTGCaactttgtttcatactatataaagatttataacatatacatctatagcctattccaatggaagtatgaaaaaagataaataaaccttagatttatgtatgTCATGAGATTAGCTAATGACTCCggtatattgtgcactactaagagtttatgattcatatacctttatttataatacaacactattacacttaaatacttatttccactttaattttactccatTCTAAGACTTCAAAACAGTTTCGTTAACGTTCAAACTACTCATTATTTTgcaaatcataatgaatatcagagattaatcaagctctcaaccaatgatatagtgtcaatttgttgtcaaatgttgttcatttggcttttttcctgttatggttggaatagagtatacattaCCTGTATTAATATAGTAGCTGCAGCTACCCTGTCCCCTATTGTACCCTTTGTGAGCAATGTGCGAGCCCATTGTTGATCAGAAGAACCACTTCTGCTTGATTCTGGAAatcatattacatttttctataattttgtcaatagatagaataaaatttgatttttaatttgagagaacacattttaaacatttataggtGTTTATAGGATTAAAGTAGGACTATATagttcaatgtaaatattacttttaaaagaaaaagtttctTGACGCctcaatgtatattaatattaattacattaatgtattgtgtaaacatttttaatttaaatatcgtaataatataatacagtaaTTGAAGATTTTAAAGGTATCTAAAATCTCAATGCAGTATAACTTTCTTACctaattgttacaaaaaaaaagttatgaaacCTATAGCTTGAtccctattttaaaattatatttttattcttatcaaaatattctaattaatatccTTACTGGTTTCATAAGCTAATGTATCTCCGTGCAAGGCGCTACTCGCTTCTTTTCTAAGTTCTTCGACCTTTTCATCTGGCAGACTTGTATTTGATGATGGTTCTTCAGGTAACTAAAAGTAATAATCATGTAAGTATAGTTTTGAAATGTTGAAGAATTACTCCTGTGACTTGGTGCTAAAGGGCTAATGTCAATAACccaatatataatcaaaataatttatatatcatgcTTTTTTGAGTAATATTGATTGTTATTGTGAAGCTTAAGGTATAGCACAAATGAATTCATGATTTTTGTGTGATTTGGGAATACCGAAATGTGGTTTTAATTCTACTTAAAAATCTACTTTGGTTAAAAGTATATTAgtcatgtataataataatatacattaaatagtcACACGACGGAAAACGCTGTCATTAAAATGTtccatcaatttaaatttgaatttaaatattttaagcatgagttttaaacaaaacactttTACCTGTTGATACCATTTCTTCTTTTCAGCATATTCTAAAGTTTCTGCAAAATGTTTAGCAATTCCATAACCTTTCTTTTCGTCTGCATTTTTGTCAACTTTGCCGTAGTTTGTATATGCCTCGTCAACTAATATGTTTTCTTCAAACCTTTTATGcttcattgtttaaaatttatgaccATTTgccgaattttaaatattttatttaacaataataaaagcacGTGAAATGTGGTCTAaggttttacattatattatactaaatgaCAGATGTTGACATAAGGTTTGACAGTTGGTAATGTTTTGAAATgcctaaaacataattatatgagttacattattaagatttactttaaaaaaacttttttttaaataaacatttagaaatctaacaaaacatatatatatatatatatatattattataaagtaacataaaaaatatacaatcttagtttttcattaatatttttatatcttattaggAGGATACTTATGAATTTTTATCGGGATTAGAATCAtgcaatatattcttataagcATGCTTAAGCGCGCACATACTTCTTTTGTACTGTAATTAGAGCTGCTTCTGTCAGGCTAGTGCCAGGAGGTTGGGTTGAATTTTCTCCCAGTACGTGCCTGTTCTTAGCTTATGACTGGGAgcctgtattatttattttaaagataattcatattatatgccGGATGTCAAAAAAAGCGATACGAAAAATGAGGAAAAGAGATTCTAAAAGCTAatctaaaattttgaatttacgCACCACTACTTCATATTATATacacttaaaaattaatcagATCAGTTcctcaaactttttttttataagacttATATTCTTTGAATTGCACAattgaaaaaaacaatacttgcAAAATTTATCGTGctgttcaatttatatattttttaaaaagtatatatttttatttttatttcgcttCTGTAAAATCATAAATGTCAATCGTCAATTGTCATATCGGAAATTGACGTTTGTTAAACGTCCTGTGTTCCGTGGGGTGTagcatttgattattttattgaaaatacaattttaattaaaattataataataattaaataacttaataatatactttgaaaATGGATGACCAAGGAAGGAAAGTTATCGTTTGTGATAACGGAACAGGCGTAAGTTTCACTAGAACAGAAAAATAGATTTCATTTACTTGAAGATAAGGTACTGATTCATCACGGTAAAATGTTGATATTTCAGTTTGTGAAGTGTGGATATGCCGGTAGTAACTTCCCAGCCTTTATTTTCCCTTCGATGGTCGGAAGACCGATTATAAGAGCTGAAAATAAGATCGGCGATATTGATGTCAAGGTATGTACGAATTTCCTTTTGACTTATGAGTAATATTGTTCTTTCAGCTGTAgcagattaaaaatacttagttGTTACGGTATATTAAGcatcaatttgaaatatatttatatatttcggttttaatatgaataactcatattaatagaaaaaactgcagttatattataaaatgagaataactgagattttttttattaaatgtagtttTCACTAACATTTTgtctggtggtagggctttttgccaGCCAGTCTCAGTATTTAATCATCAAATATACTGCTACAAAACATGTTTGAGGGTGAGTCATTACCATCTTGCTGTTATCACATATTGAGTTCTCACTGAGTACAATCAATCAATGTTGTAAggaaattagtaatttttagtGTTCAAGTCTCTATGGTCACTGGCCCCTTACTAAGAAGGTTGCTAATTTAGGCATTTGCCTTCCCAGCTTAACACATTTTAATTCTAGagataataaacttatattttagttgaCTATTATCAGTATCAAAAAAAGCTACTTTAGTATTAAGAgtccaaatatttaaatattttcaatatttccaGGGTATTTGTGTAAAAGTAAGTGTATTCAGGTCCTTGCATGAgaattattgcatttaaaaaaaaaaactaatacacTGTGTTTTGATAAGAgttataataatcaatgttgttttatgttaatgttttatgCTGTGAAAATAGTCATTTGAATTACTATAacatttgtagtatatttaacaaaaatatttcaacagtaAATAAGTCATTTAGCATGAAAGTTGTAGGTTAAATTCTTACTTAAAACTCCATTTActcatatttcaatttattataaagttggttaaataagtatatatcaacagttttataaataggaatattttttaaaaaactcaataaagaaatctttgttatatattatctgtttcaatcattttattaagtttacaaAGTCTTATCCTAAGTTTGATATAGATCTCCTGAACTCTGCGTAACATGCAACAACaggcaatataataaaaaaaactgccaGATAATAATCTGCTCAGAGGTctgattgtataaaaaatatataatatacacagagaaagtatatgtatacaatttgtgttaataaacatttacaaacaggtatttttttatatatttttttttttatttattcagcaCATACAACAGAAGTAACAAttcttataatacataaaataaacagttaaaaatttttttcaccATATAGGCTTACTAGTGTGGCTGTGTGAACCTGTGCCTTTGGCCTAGGGGTGAGATAAAAAAAGAGTAGTCTATATCGTTCACCAAGATTCAAATTATATCCATACCCAATTTCATCTACATCGGTTCAATGGTTTAAGTGTGAAGAAATCAAATTTGCTACTAATCAAAGTACTagttacaattaaaacattgttCGAAGTAAAtccaatatatttctttaaattaatagtcCTACaaacaagtaatttttttttaataaatttgtaagttTCATATTGAACTTTCATGCTAACCAGACGTTTGATAACGAGATTATTCAGGTAAAACCATAGATAAACAAAATTAgcttcaaattttttatttatgttgcatagaagctaatataatattttgtttttggatATAGcgatacatattatgtttttaaatagatttaaaacaagctatatatattgaattatatttttataacatattttatttcaatgaaagtgTTGTTACAGTACAAGAAACACTCAGTAGGTGGATGATTTATTTTGGCTTATTCCTGAACATTGACggttaatttgtataaatatgagCAGGTACCATTAACTGGATTTATATATAAGGATAATTTAAACGaaacttcataataataaatgaatacatcAAAAAAGTCTGATAACACTGTTATATATTGAGCTTAATACTTTAGTCATAAATgatgttctaaattcaaattgaatattGCTGCCCTTAAATTGCATGAACGCCATGCAATTTACGTGCGCCGCAAGTAATTCGCGGCAAAACTTATTGGCGCGAAAATTTGCGAGCTTTAAAAtgcttttgaaattaaattcgatatttttttataaataattgatttgaagatatttttatttgaataacaaaataatatcacgatttacttaattgtattttttttcatttgttatatcctttttaaattaacgatatatatatatatttgttcgaGAATGTTAGTTTAGTAATAAACCATTTATGAAATAtgtgtttaatgaaataaatattgcaattgaAATGTACATTGCTTTTTATGGCATTAGTAAATTTAGTTTCTGCATTTGATTGTTTTTGTTGCATTTAACtgcagtttttgtttttaattgaatcactaataatacaagatttttttatgctcTGTGTTCAAGGATAAGATCATTTTCAGGATTTAATGGTTGGCGATGAAGCGTCACAGTTACGATCGATGCTTGAAGTCAGCTATCCTATGGAGAATGGCGTtagtaattatagtttttttttttttttaattattttgtttgaattcataatatttgacatttaaattatgattaacaaaaaaatagtgtaatacatgtatttatgtaaacattattaGTATTTTGTACTGTtacacattaatttatttttaatcaatgacATCGCAGGTGGTACGGAACTGGGAGGATATGTGTCACGTTTGGGACTACACGTTCGGGCCGAGCAAGATGAACATCGACCCCAAGGAAACGAAGATATTATTGACGGAACCGCCCATGAACCCCACGAAGAATAGAGAGAAAATGATTGAGGTCAGTGACCCCTTGCAACGAACTGCTAGCGGCATCTATCATCAAActgtttaactatttataacttTTGGAATGTTAGtgttgttaatgtaatgttattatttgtttatattttaggttATGTTCGAAAAATACGGATTCGATAGTGCCTATATCGCTATACAAGCTGTTCTAACGCTCTACGCTCAGGGTCTTATATCAGGAGTTGTAGTCGATTCGGGtaagtttacataaataaactatagtagatatcccactgctgggcttaagcCTCTTCTTTCACAAGAAGCACAACTTTTAAGCAAATTTTACAAACTGTTACTATAATGAGGAATGTGTTctatatgtgtttaatttaagtatcacaaagtttttatatttttcaaaataaatacaattttgaacgttttaatgtaatatgtattaccagtaaaattaaattcggGCGTGTTGTACGATGAATTAACAGAACGGCAGAATAGATACGTTGGTGAATGTAAAGATATCATTGGTTAAAAGATATCACGAGATGAAATTCTCATTTAAGTCACCCGAACCCCCGGCCGGTTAACCCACCAGCCAATTGGACAGACAGTCCTCTCACAGAGCCATGTCGGTggttaaaaatcattaaatatctcCTCAGGTGACGGTGTAACTCATATCTGCCCGGTATACGAGGAATTTGCGCTCCCTCATCTCACGAGGAGGCTGGACATCGCGGGTAGAGATATAACGAGATACCTCATCAAGGTCAGTATTATTAGGGCTAAGTTGTAACCTTTCCATCAGAAGGggcttcattaaaaaaaatatggctcAACCGTGTCAACCTCTGAGACATGGACTACTTAATCATAGacaaaaaaggaaataatttaatttagtaatattaattatatcgaaatattattttggagtATATAATCTTAATCTACTTTATTCGGTGGGCTGATACAAGCACCGTCATTTCAATTTATCTAAAGTTATCATCGGTGCTGAATGTAGACTTTACACTGAAATTGTTTTTTggctaaaaattttaaactaccGGTAACGAGACGGACAGCCCTTTCCTGTGTTTTCGTAAACGATATTAATCGGTGGTAGGGCTCTTTAAGCCCTTTCGGGTaggtcatcatatattctaccgccaagtaatgTCTTGtcccagtttgaagggtgagtcggTGTAGCttcatgcacaagggacattacatctttgTACCCACTGTTAGTAGTGCATTGACGTTGTAAGGATTGTCAATATTCCTTACAATGCCCATGTTtaggggcggtggtgaccacttaacagtAGGTAGGCAActtgtaatttttatgtttttaatgtaacattcgTATCCACAGCTGCTCCTCCTTCGTGGCTACGCGTTCAACCACTCGGCTGACTTCGAGACGGTGCGCATGATGAAGGAGAAGCTCTGCTACATCGGGTACAACGTGGAACAGGAGCAAAGGCTGGCCTGGGAGACGACGGTGCTCGTTGAACCTTACGTGGTCAGTATTAAAGGTTACTTTTgctaaaattgattatatatgaGTCGTGCACGATTATGAGGGCAgcgcaataaatattttaaatactgttttaaagtaaataaaatattatgttttcacAGCTACCGGACGGCCGAGTGATCAAAGTGGGAGGTGAGCGGTTCGAGGCCCCCGAGGCGTTGTTCCAGCCCCATCTCATCAACGTGGAGGGTCAGGGCATCGCGGAGCTCGTCTTTAACACTATACAGGTGCCtactaaaatgtttattatatataataattatgatttgaaattttattcttgactgatagaaataattaaaactatactgTCATCCTCGTCCCGCAGGCGGCCGATATCGACATGCGCAACGAGCTTTACAAGCACATCGTGCTGTCGGGGGGCTCCACCATGTACCCCGGCCTGCCGTCGCGGCTGGAGCGGGAGATCAAGCAGCTCTACCTCGAGCGAGTGCTCAGGAACGACTCCGACAAGCTTGCCGTGAGTGCCGACACTCGTGTCCTACACGCGAGACATATGCGAGACACAATATGTCagccaaatttatttttcatgttaCACGTACTCTGACGGGTCAATGGGCCATTTATtggagtggtcaccaccgcgcaAAGAGTAAGGCGCTGCAAGAatattccttacgtcgccaatgcgccaccaacctggggAATTAAGATGTctcaaacttgtgtctgaacaactggaacacaacaatactatgtttTGCTGTTTACCGGTAGAATattggatggtacctacccagtcaggcttgcacaaaggccaaCCATCAAGTATGAAAAATGCATGACACACGTCTTTGCGCGTTACCTTCATGACGCGAAGTCGATCTATGTTAGACACAATAACGACTTGTTTTTGATACACGATTCAATTCGGTTTTCAGAAATTCAAGATCCGCATAGAGGATCCCCCGCGACGCAAGGACATGGTGTTCATCGGAGGCGCTGTCCTGGCCGAAGTCTGCAAGAACCGGGACAACTTCTGGCTCACGAGGCAGGAGTACCAGGAACAGGTGAGTTTCCCTCCTATTCAATAAGCCTGTGACTCCTGAAGCGTCATGTACaggataaaatttaatgtaaagctaccaccggttacTGAGTTATATCGAATTTTCTCAAATGTTACTTGAACAATTACTGATTAGATGTCTCGGCGAAGGATTACTGATATACaatagcttatatatatatgtgtatatatatatttagtatatacttGTACCCGATGGGTAAGTATCGGAGGAGTAGCTTTAACCACAGCTATATATCTTAATTCCtttttacgtaaaaataaactttacgttTTGTAGTCATATGAAACTTATgggaattaagtatattattattattgaagtgcTTATTTCTTTTTTCAGGGAATATCCTGTCTCCGAAAGCTCGGCCCACGAGCAAGTTAATACaaacagtattaaatatattgtaatctaCTTAAGGTCATTTCCAATACTTATCatagtttgtttttatacttaatgagatttaattaattagaaaatataacatgaaTTTATTCTTTGTGGCTTAAAgtgtttaatatgaatttaaaagaaCAAGCtctcaaacataaaaatagttttgtcaATGCAGTACCGTCTTTGTCATAATACGGGGTCCGAGGCCATGGTCCCCATTGTCAGGAGGCCCGGGAAACCGATTTAATCGCTTATActgtatttttatcttttaatttcacTGGCGGTTCGGTGCACCCTTGAGTTTAGGGGGCCGAGAGGGGcaagaaaaaagaaaactattttaacatttatttattaaacaaattgcgATATGTTTTTACAATAAGACTTGCAAAAAGTGGAAAAATATTGTCGTCCACGGTTTCCATACTGTACTTGTCCAACAGGGTCTCATATTGTCGTGTGTAGGGCCCCGGGATGGTGTAAGACGGCACTGTATCAACATCAATATACAGAAgacaatgtaaatattgtaaagacGAAAATGTGTACATTGGTCTGCTTATTTCCTAGTGCAAGATAATATGTACGTTTATGAATATACGGCTAATTCTAATGTCAGGAGCGAAGACCTAAacttttgaccttgaattgacatgacgtCATTAGTcacgataaaaaaatgtcgtATTAGTTATGGATGcgttaa harbors:
- the LOC113391948 gene encoding actin-related protein 2 isoform X2, whose amino-acid sequence is MDDQGRKVIVCDNGTGFVKCGYAGSNFPAFIFPSMVGRPIIRAENKIGDIDVKDLMVGDEASQLRSMLEVSYPMENGVVRNWEDMCHVWDYTFGPSKMNIDPKETKILLTEPPMNPTKNREKMIEVMFEKYGFDSAYIAIQAVLTLYAQGLISGVVVDSGDGVTHICPVYEEFALPHLTRRLDIAGRDITRYLIKLLLLRGYAFNHSADFETVRMMKEKLCYIGYNVEQEQRLAWETTVLVEPYVLPDGRVIKVGGERFEAPEALFQPHLINVEGQGIAELVFNTIQAADIDMRNELYKHIVLSGGSTMYPGLPSRLEREIKQLYLERVLRNDSDKLAKFKIRIEDPPRRKDMVFIGGAVLAEVCKNRDNFWLTRQEYQEQGISCLRKLGPRAS
- the LOC113391948 gene encoding actin-related protein 2 isoform X1; the protein is MDDQGRKVIVCDNGTGFVKCGYAGSNFPAFIFPSMVGRPIIRAENKIGDIDVKTFDNEIIQDLMVGDEASQLRSMLEVSYPMENGVVRNWEDMCHVWDYTFGPSKMNIDPKETKILLTEPPMNPTKNREKMIEVMFEKYGFDSAYIAIQAVLTLYAQGLISGVVVDSGDGVTHICPVYEEFALPHLTRRLDIAGRDITRYLIKLLLLRGYAFNHSADFETVRMMKEKLCYIGYNVEQEQRLAWETTVLVEPYVLPDGRVIKVGGERFEAPEALFQPHLINVEGQGIAELVFNTIQAADIDMRNELYKHIVLSGGSTMYPGLPSRLEREIKQLYLERVLRNDSDKLAKFKIRIEDPPRRKDMVFIGGAVLAEVCKNRDNFWLTRQEYQEQGISCLRKLGPRAS